The Salvelinus fontinalis isolate EN_2023a chromosome 31, ASM2944872v1, whole genome shotgun sequence genome has a window encoding:
- the LOC129829351 gene encoding ecto-ADP-ribosyltransferase 5-like, which yields MLLLQNQIFPLDMTPDSVDDKYEGCRDEAFKRVDGYYLPHEKTTTTNFRRAWDIAEKHASNPKDGLQKVHSIAMYLFTNNKPQPPSESIYIDFNEAVRRGRHGYGTSFQYHSLHFYLTDAIQILKQSQTTCRTTYFRTNVTFDQDVDNEEMRFGYFVSSSLRKTLYHFGDTSCFEINTCFGVNLTYYSAYANEGDVLIPPYEVFKVTNVQTKAAVGNLWCKVVYTLKSTRKWKSDLNCKAIDTGSCYIKLLTMFIVTIVFIYLQH from the coding sequence ATGTTACTGTTACAGAACCAGATTTTCCCACTGGACATGACACCTGATTCTGTTGACGACAAATATGAGGGCTGCAGAGACGAAGCCTTTAAGAGGGTGGATGGCTACTACCTCCCACATGAGAAAACCACCACCACTAACTTCAGAAGAGCCTGGGACATAGCAGAGAAACATGCATCCAATCCAAAAGATGGTCTGCAAAAAGTGCATTCCATCGCTATGTATTTGTTCACAAATAACAAACCCCAACCTCCCTCTGAATCCATCTACATAGACTTCAACGAAGCAGTTAGACGAGGCAGACATGGGTATGGAACGTCATTCCAGTACCATTCCCTGCACTTCTATCTAACCGACGCCATTCAGATTCTCAAACAAAGTCAAACAACATGTAGGACCACCTACTTTAGAACAAACGTAACGTTTGATCAGGATGTTGACAACGAAGAAATGCGCTTTGGTTATTTTGTCTCAAGTTCTTTACGTAAGACCTTATACCATTTTGGAGACACATCCTGCTTTGAGATCAACACATGTTTTGGTGTTAACCTGACATATTACTCTGCCTATGCAAACGAGGGGGACGTTTTGATTCCTCCCTATGAGGTATTCAAAGTGACCAACGTCCAGACAAAGGCAGCAGTCGGTAACCTGTGGTGTAAAGTCGTCTACACTCTAAAGAGCACTAGGAAATGGAAGAGTGACCTGAATTGTAAAGCAATAGATACAGGCTCCTGCTACATAAAGCTATTGACTATGTTCATAGTCACAATAGTGTTCATATATTTACAACACTGA